The Oncorhynchus kisutch isolate 150728-3 linkage group LG8, Okis_V2, whole genome shotgun sequence DNA segment TCATATCGCTGAGTGTACATTTAATGTGACTGTTGCACTCCCTCAGCTGGGTTTTACTGACCTAAACATGGCAGAGTTCGCTGGCTCAGGCTCTGCGGTCCGCTGTTGTCTACTGGAGGGATACGACACCAAGAACACCAGACAGGACAACTCCATACTGAAGGTAAGCTTGAGTGGACAGGAGTTGACTGTTGACCTCGGGACTTTTTCTGGGTTGGGTTTGGTTGAACAGAACAactaatatatactgaacaaaaatataaagtcaACAAGCAACaaaggcataggcccacccaatggggagccaggcccaaccaatcagaaggagtttttccccacaaaagggatttattacagacagaaatactcctcagtttcatcagctgtctgcgtggttggtctcagaccatcctgcaggtgaagaagccggatatggaggtcctgggctggcgtggttacatgtggtctgcgggtgcaaaattctctaaaatgacattggatgtggtttatggtagagaaattaacattaaattctctggcaacagctttggtggacattcctgcagccagcatgccaattccacgctccctcaacttgagacatctgtgggattgtgttgtgtgacaaaactgcacattttagtggccttttgtctccagcataaggtgcacctgtgtcacgatcatgctgtttaatcagcttcctgatatgccacatctgtcaggtggatggattatcttggcaaagtgcTATTTGACATGGATGTATACAAATTGGTTTACAACATTTGagagctttttgtgcatatagaacatttatgtgaatttttatttcagctcatgttgcatttatatttttgttcggtaaaTTGTTTATACTGAGTGACTTTTATATTGAGTGGTAAAGGAAATCATCCTTCTGATCACCCACAGTGGTGGTTTTAACATGAAAATGGTGGTGGGGAAAACTCAATCAACAAAGCTGATATGCATTGAAAACAGTCCACTCCACTGGCTACACATTGAATTAACTAATAAccaatcccagaaatgttttgaGCCACACACAAATGTTATAAATTTGGGTTATGGCAACTTCCCATATCTTTAGCTCTTATTACCCGGAAGACAACGGTAGTCGAGCATTCTTTTGTAGAGTAAACTAGCTAGTAATCGGTCTGCAATATTGCGACATTGCGTGCATCTGCCCGCCTATCATAAAGGGGTCTGGTTAACAATATGCAACGTTTATGACGCTATTCCCTCGCTGCTTATATTGCACAGTTACAGTTCCATGTTTAAACTAgttaagctagctagcttgaAGACGTGTTTAACAGTGCGTGGTAAGGAACTAGCTAGCTATGAAGTTGAcacatcagtccaatcaaagttgGCAGGCATAAGATGTTGATTTATCTGTTGCTAATGACAAAGAGCTTTCTTGGGCGAGCACAAGCAGCGACGACGATTTCACGTTATCCAAAAACATGGCAGACATTGGATGAATATAAAATTGTAATTGTGTGTGATTAAAACAATTCTAATAAACGTCCAAGGCGACAATTATTTGAATAATTCAATGAATGTTTTGTGCAAAGAGGTGATGACTATAGTGTCTTCAGAATTTTCATATCTGACTTCCATCTATGGAAATTGTCTTCAGTATCGAAGCAAAACTGCAGGAGTAGTTGGAACTGTGCTTgtagaccagaaccctggccccTGGGCACCGAAGAGGGGCTTTTGCTGGCTAGCTCTCCCAGTAGGTGCTGCGGTGATGTAGTGACCCCATGAGTGACAGCACCCTGTGCCAACGATACCTATGCTCTGTActttctctgtctgcctctccacCACACAAAGCACAGAGCAACGCTGAAACTGCTGCATTTTTGAGCAGTCTTATTCAATCAAAATTGACCAAAGCAACAATGCAATCGGAAAGCAACCACGTATGCTTTATTAGATAAAgctattaaaaaaatatatataaacaatgtTTGTTAACTGATATGATGTTTTGTTGTGACATGAAATACCAGAATTGCATACAAATGTCCTGGATATTGGTGGGGCTCTGGACCACTTGTGACACATAACAACTGATCACCCAGAGCTTTTGATGCCCAGCACCTCAGCGGAACTTTTATATATAGCTACTGCAAACATGACtcactgtctttttacttttTATATTGTAATAAAAGTTGTCTTTGTCTGGATCTTCTCTGAAGGTGACTATCGGGATGACCCTCCTCTCTGGAGATCCGTGCTTTAAAACGTGAGTGACCTGATAGATGCTCAAATCTCTGATCTGTCATTCGTCATGATACATTTAGTAAACCTGATGCTGTCGCCACTTTTCCCACAGTATAACATGTGGACTGACCAGTCATGTTTTTTGCAGCGCCCCCAGCACAGCCAAGTCCATCTCGATCTCAGGCCAAGACCATACCCTGCAGCTAGACTGCAAGGGTGAAGGCACTGGAACCCCAAACCGTCCCCCTTCTTTGGGCCGGTCCATGAAGCCCAGGCCCTCTGTCATCAGCTCAGGTATGACGTGCAAGAAGGATCCGATTTAAAGCTGGCAACTGTGGGTGTTTTATGATTATCTCATCAACACTAAACAGTTAACACAGGTCTGGGAGACATGGTGAGGGACTGACTAATTGAGGTGTGGTTCTGGTTGATGTCAGGACTTCCAGAGGAGCCAGACCAGACCCAGGTGGCCAGCCCAGGAGAAGTGTTCCAGTCGGGCCACTCTCGCAACTCCAGCTACGCCAGCCAGCTGAGCAAGATCTCAGGTGTGTGTTCATGTTCCCCATCTTCCCTCTCCATAGGTCATATTTCTTTGTTACTGTAATTGCACCAATGGCAGTAATGTAAACTCTTGTTCCCCAGGCTACAGCACCGAGCACTCCTGCTCCTCCAGTATGTCTGATCTCACACACCGGAGGAACACCTCCACAGGAAGCAGCACCTCTGGGGGCCTGAGTGTGACCGTAGACACCCccccagagacagagagcgacatcTGCCAACCAGAGAGACCCCCTCGCCCCCCACGGCCCATCCTGCCATCCAACAGACCCCCCAGGCAAGACCTATCTCCCACCCACCAGATGTGTTTAGCCCAATGTGTCTGTTTTCACAATCTATGAAACACTCCAATCCTTCAGTGAAACACTACTGATATTGTTCTTTGTACCTGCTGTTTGTCACCTTGCTGTTGAATGACTGGGCCTTTCCCCTCCACCCTGTGACAGGAGGAAGCAGGATTCTGTGGAGAGCCATCCCTCCTGGGTGAATGACACCCGCATCGATGCTGACGATATAGTTGAAAAGATCGTCCAGAGCCAGAACTTTGGTGACATAAGTAACACTGAAGGTATGAAGGCTGCCCTTTCACTTGTACAGCACATTTTTGCAATCTCTTTTGTACATAACTGCCTCTATTGTACTGTGTTTAATTTGGCTCTTGGTGTGATTGTTTCCTCTTCAGACAGTAACCTGCGACTGTTTGTCAGTAGAGACGGGACCACTTCCCTGAATGAGCTACAGCTTGGAAACAGGtgagaacacagacacacacacacacacacacacacacacacacacacacacacacacacacacacacttcttactCTCCTACTTTTCATTCTTTCAGGGTGTCCGCCGGTGTCTATGAGCCAGTTGTGATTGAGAGCCATTAGGACTGGTGAAGATGTGAGTTTAAGTTGAGGCCTCTGTGGTCAAGCTTGTGGACTAACTCTAGAAACCTATGGTAGTCATCCTGGAGCACCAGCTGAGCTGGTTGCCATGAGAGGAGGACTGTACCGCACAGTTTTCATGTTTAGTTGTGGATCTGTTTACCCTATGGGGTCTGATTGATTGTAAACTGTTTTTGTCTGGTCATTTTGCACTTTATTTCTAATGTGTTGTACCCCCAGAAGATGTGGCTTAAGTCTGAACTCATTTCAGCTGTATGTTGTTTCAGTATCTTTGTTTCTATGGTAAATTTCTTGTCCTGTTGATCAGGAAGTGACATCATGCATTTCTCGATCCTCAGCCTTTCCACAAATATTGAAAAATAACGATCGGACAAATGTAATACTGTAAAGAAAATATCCAATACACATTGTATGCGCTACTTTAGAATGTATTTTTCTCATACATGACCCAAAGCACCAGATCATCTCTGTGATGACAGTGCTAGTCACTATTGGAGGAGAGTTGGTGATGGAGGAGAGCTGGTGATGGAGAAGAGGGAAAGTTCTCAGCACTGGTCTGACTGGTTTCAATCCCGTTTAGATTGTAGTACTCTGGCGCCCCCTTGTGAAGAAATGGCCTGTTGAGGGATCAGTCTCTGATTTTCAATCATGTCCCCAAACAACTGGCAGGTCCTAGCCTGTCATTTTTAGGGTTTACAAATCTCAAGGAACTGGGTAGGTGTAGTAATATGGGGGAAGTTTTATATGCTATAAGTTCTAAACCCATTAGATGGCTATTTGGTGCTGTCTGATTCTCTCCGATCTGCAAACACCAAAGGGTTAAGAAACTAGGGGTCAGACTTGACAATACATATTCAGGAGTCGTTTACACTGGCAGATGTCTTCAAACATTATCTTATGAAGGATCATTCatcatttgtttgtttttccaACCAGTTtgttggatttaaaaaaaatggaatttATCATGCACTACAGAGGTTTGGAAGGTTCCCTGTGTATTGTTTTTATAGAATTGCATTCTCAATGATGTTGAAAAATACAGAACAAATTGTTTTCCTACATATCTGAATGTAAACTGGGATATACTTTTTCTATCATATGTGACTAATAGAGCTGTTGTTATGGACTGAATTCTCGGAGGTTTGATACACTTGTTCAGAGTTAACATTTTGCAATGTGCTGATAAATATTATCTGTCAGTTGTCTGCCTATGAATGTCTTAAATGAGATTCTGTATTTATTGCTgtgcattatgtacaaaatatcaATTATCACATGGGCTAATATTGACCACAGCTGGGTTTACATTGAATGGTCTCAGGTGATGTGTGACGTTCATTGCGACAGCACTTTagatgttttttttccccccattctTCTTTCCTGTGTTTGAAGAGGGGTTTAAGCTATACACACAACCCCAGTGTCCTACACATAAATTAGCATTTTGTCTAATCTTGTTACATTTTTATTAATCTTAGATTGTAATTTTAACATGCACATGTATACTAGATTTTTAAATTAACAGTAATCTCAGTCTATTTTTGTGATCCTCCCTAAATGTTTAATGAACAATAAAAattaattagattttttttttctcctgttTTCAATCTTTATTAAACTAAATGGAGCAATAAGTTTGTTTTAAAATGTTAGTCTGGTTGTTAGTTATGCTGTTCAATGCTATCCCACTACTATTAACCCCACTCATAAACATATAGAAAATCATGTCTCCTGCATGTATATCAGTCACATCACTGGAAATATAATCGATCTCAAGCCCAAGTTTCCCTCAGTGTCATTTCATATGCAGTAGCTTTGTCATCTTCCACTTTCTCATTCCCCATTTATCCGATATCCCATGCTTCACAGGGTTTCCTCTCGCAGGGAGATGTatctcctcctcctaccccctctGCGTTCAGTAAACATGTAACAGAGCATGCACCACAGACTTTCCTCTGGAGCGATCTGCACTCCACTGCCTGCCCTGAATGGCCGCAGAGCACAGGACCCTGTAGAAAGGAGcacagaggagagggaaggagcacagaggagagggaaggagcacagaggagagggaaggagcacagaggagagggaaggagcacagaggagagggaaggagcacagaggagagggaaggagcacagagGAGAGGTTGGAAGGAGCACAGAGGAGAGGTTGGAAGGAGCACAGAGGAGAGGTTGGAAGGAGCACAGAGGAGAGGTTGGAAGGAGCACAGAGGAGAGGTTGGAAGGAGCACAGAGGAGAGGTTGGAAGGAGCACAGAGGAGAGGTTGGAAGGAGCACAGAGGAGAGGTTGGAAGGAGCACAGAGGAGAGGTTGGAAGGAGCACAGAGGAGAGGTTGGAAGGAGCACAGAGGAGAGGTTGGAAGGGGCTCAAGAGGGCACACGGTAATATAGTAAGGCACCTGCTGTCACCAGTCTGTATCTATATGTGGATACACTATTTACCCAGGATAAAGTAGGCAGTGGCGCTGAGGGAGAGGATGATGAGGAAGATGGTGCCAGGACCCACGTCCCCCAGGGCACAGGCGTTTGGACAGGCACAGGGACTCTCCACCCAGATTTGCAGGGGAATGTCTCCATTAAAGTGTAGGGCGAAGGAAGTGGATATGTTGGGACTACAGCGGTAGTGTACTACTGTCAGGGGCTGGGTGTACTCTAGGACTTGAGAAAGGTGATATCAATGTTGAGCGCACGGACCAGAATAATAATGACACTTCGGACCAGAATAATAATGACACTTCTGATTTATACTTCTGCTTACCAGAATATGAAACAGACAGTGTCTGCAAGCTGTTGTTGTAATGGAATTCGTTGCCTTCATGTCTCCCATAGTTTATGTAATGACTGATGTATCTGTTATTTCTGTAAAACCTGCTCAGTAAATGAATCATTTGATTAATCTTCGGGAACCTTTGTAAATACTTAGGCCTATATTGATGCTTCACAGAATGTAATATTGACCAACACAAAAGACTGCCACtactattttttaaatattttttttagctATTAAGATTTTAACAAAAAAAGTACATACCTGACTGTCAAACAGGCAGCCACATCTGTGCAGTCTGTCCCTGCGAGGTCCTCTGGCTCAGAGAACGGTTGACAggggctgaaggagaggaggatttCTGCATTTGGCGGTGCGTTCTCCGAGGGCACAGGCTTTTGGTGTCCCAAGAATCCGTCTGAATCAGCCATGGCTACCAGGTTTATCACCCCTGAGCCGTCCTTCATGATGCATCTACAGTTACTCATTTTTAAACAGCCTGTCTTTCTCTTCAAGTCCGAGGGCGGAGGGTTGGACATGGTAGGAGACGACGAAATGGCACCAAAGCAGATGGATAAAGTCAATAGAACCATTTGAAACCTCATCTTGACAATGTTGGAAGTGTAGACCTCGAGCTAGTTGTCTGTTTAGGAAGGTTCATTAAGGCAGCCATTTGTAAAGTAGCAGCACAATGCCACTGATAAACTCATTAGAGCCCAACTGCTGACACATTCCAGGCGGATCACAAAGCTCACTCTGCTCCCAGACCACATAAATGACcaatgacaccacacacacaaacccatgcaCACAATTAGTTTTAGACTACTTCTGTATGATGTATTACATCGACCCCCATACATTGAATAATTCCCTCATATAATGAGCAGTTGCAGCGTTACCCTTTTCAGCTGGATGGAGGGAGgcaaagacagacagagtaggCTAGTGTATGGGGGTATTGAAAACACAGCTGGGACAGGGACTGGATAGATTAAAACTATTCAACACATTTCAATTGGATTGTGAATATAATAGTGCAGAAGACAGACtttccattgagcacgtttgtttaaaaaaatatctcATTTCAACCAGCGTTGTAAACATTGACATTAGGGTAAAATGTCAATTTAAAGTAAATGAAAATCCAACTAAGGTTTTTACATAAATCTCATTTTAAATAATCATTAGAACTATGTATATGTTGAAATTGCATTAAATAGCATATTTTTTCATCCTAtattcaatatactgtatattggatGGCTGAAATTATGTTGTATTTCACATTTGATTAGACATTTATTTGACATTGTTTCAATGTTGATAGGAAAATGGTATGTTTGAATCAACGTCACTGTTTCAATATCATGCCATCAATTATTCAATGTTATTTAGGTAGTCTACGAAAATGAGTTTGGAAGCTGATCAATGTCTAAAGGTGTTTACATTATAGCTCAGCTGAAACCAACACAGCTTATTTTCAAAGTTAAGCAGGGTACCCAGACATGCATCTGGATGGTAAACTTGTTCTCCCTGAAGTGCATTACCCCTCATACCAGTAGGAGTCATTGTTCAGGGACGAATcgttgttagctagcaagctaatttAGCAAGTGCTCTGTGATGCTAGCATAGCAAGCTAAAAACTGGGTGGGTAGCCTACTCCGCTCCTTGTCTTCAATGAGAGAGACTTTTCAGTGTTAGCTTATTTGGAAAATGTGCTAGGCTACTGGAGGTTAATGGCACAAGAAAGTTTAATGGACTAAACTTTCTGAACTTCACCAACGGAGTAGAGACAATACCCAGATTTGTGGAATCGAGCTCTGAATACATCAATTCGCCCGAGGTGAGtacttcaaaaatatatattcggtctcccgagtggcgtagcTGTTTAAGGCACTACATCGTCAATGTAAATTATCCAgtggcgatttttatgaattgttcagcagtctaatggcttggggtgtggaagctgttgaggagccttttggtcctagacatggcgctccggtaccgcttgccgtgcgttagcagagaaaacagtctataacttgggtgactggagtctctgacaatgttagggactttcctctgacaccgcctattatataggtcctggatggcaggaagcttagccccagtgatgaactgggctgttcgcactaaactctgtagcgccttacagtcagatgccaagcagttgccataccaggtggtgatgcaaccaggatgctctcgatggcgcagctgtagaagcttttgaggatctgggaaaaggttttgtcgtgctctcttcacgactgtgttggtatgtttggaccatgatagtttgttggtgatgtggacaccaaggaacttgaaactctcgacccgatccactacagccccgttgatgttaatgggggccggttcggcctgccttttcctgtagtccacgatcagctcctttgtcttactcacattgagggagaggttgttgtcctggcactacactgccagttctctgacctcctccctataggccgtctcattgttgtcagtgatcaggcccactactgttgtggCGTCAGAAAACGTAATGATGGCGTTgaagtcgtgtttggccacacagtcgtgggtaaacagggaatacaggaggggatataccactgaggggccccagtgttaaggatcagggTGGCAGATGTTTTGTTTcatactcttaccacctgggggcgtcctgtcaggaagtccaggatccagttgcagagggagaagtttagtcccagagtccttagcttagtgatgagcttcatgggcactatggtgttgaatgctgagctgtagttgatgaacagcattctcacataggtgttccttttgtccaggtgcgattgagattgcgtcatctgtggatctgttagggcggtatgcgaattggagtgggtttagagtgtccgggaggatgctgttgatgtgagccatgaccagcctttcaaagcacttcattgctaccgacatgagtgccacggggccgtagtcatttaggcatattaccttcgcttccttgggcacagggactatgctggTCTGCTGAAACATGTagctattacagactcggtcagggagaggctgaaaatgtcagtgaaggcacTTGACATTTGGTCCgctcatgctttgagtacacgtcctggtgaTCCGTCTGGCCCCCggctgaatgttgacctgtttaaaggttttgttcacatcggctaccgagagcgttatcacaaagtcatccagaacagctggtgctctcgtgcattctgcagtgttgcttgcctcaatgcgagcataaaatacatttagctCATTTgataggctcacgtcactgggcagctcgcgtctgggtttccctttgtagtccgtaatagttttcaagccctgccacatccgacgagcgtcagagccggtgtagtaggattcaatcctAATCCTGTATTGAGCTTTGCTTGTTtcatggttcgtctgagggcatagcgggatttcttacaaGCGTCCGGAGTAGTCTCCTGCcctttgaaagcggcagctctagcctttagtatatggatatattgaagcaaaatctcaagacatcagtcaggaagttaaagcttggtcgcaaaagtcaaggtattggagtggccatcacaaagctctgacctcaaacctatagaacatttgtggggagaactgaaaaagcgtgtgcgagcaaggaggcctacaagcctgactcagttacaccagctctgtcaggaggaatgggccaaaattcacccaacttattgtgggaagcttgtgggaggctactcaaaacgtttgacccaagttaaacaatttaaaggcattgctaccaaatactaattgagtgtatgtaaacttctgacccactaggaatgtgatgaaagaaataaaatctgaaataaatcattctgacatttcacattcttaagaaagtggtgatcctaattgacataaaacagggaatttttactgggattatatgtcaggaattgtgaaactgagtttaaatgtatttggctaaggtgtatgtaaacatccgacttcaactgtagcgtctctgttctgccggtgcatggaaaatcccgccagctctatattgtccATTTCTtagttcagccacgtctcggtgaaacataatgtcccgttggtaggataatattaataataggtcatacattttattttctaaTGATTAGCAAGGAGAATGGAATGCATTAGGAGCTTACTCGCTCGCCTCTGGCATCTCAGAAGGATCTCCGATCTGCATCCCCTcataggaaaggaagatccagagttacttcTGATGGAGAgaataagttaattagagttaccaacctcagaaattgcagtccaaataaatgcttcacagagttcaagtaacagacacatctcaactgttcagaggagaccactgaccacaaagaaaccactactaaaggacaccaataagaagaagagaccaaaaaacatgagcaatggacattagaccagaggaaatctgtccttttgaaATATAGTCCAAATGTGTCCAAATTTGAAATGAtatggttccaaccactgtgtctttgtgagatgcagagtaggtgaacggatgatccccGCTTGTGTGATTCCTaccatggaggaggtggtggggggtgctttgctggtgacactgtcagtgatttattttgaagtgaaggcacacttaaccagcatggctaccacagcattctgcagcgatacaccatcccatctggtttgcgcttagtgggactatcatttgtttttcatcaggacaatgacccaacacacctccaggctgtgtaatggctattttaccaagaaggagagtgatggagtgctgcaatcGATGACCTGGACTCAAcaattgaggtggtttgggattagttggactgcagagtgaaggaaaaccagccaacaagtgctcagcatgtgggaactccttcaagacggttggaaaagcattccaggtgaagctggttgagagaatgtcaagagtgtgcagagctgtcatcaaggcaaagggtggctacttttaagagtctaaaatatattttgatttgtttaacactttttgttggttactacatgttggttacgacaacaccttttcccctgtAAAATGTTGGCATtgatccccagatcctcaaaacgttctgcaccatcgagagcatcctgcccggttgcatcaccacctggaatgggaactgcttggcatccaaccataaggcgctacagaggatactgtgtacagcccagtaggtcactggggccaagcttcggcgcatgtgacaaataaaatgtgatttgatttgaaccactGATTATGACATTGGGAGAAAATCCTGGACAACAGTTGTGATTGTCCATTTTACTTTGACCTGTCCTCTTTTTAGGATATGTTGTCTGTTAACATGACAGCTCACTTTTTATTTGATTGAGCACCATtcaggttaggctatttgatgggagaaacctgcatgatgtaaaaaATGTCTCATATTACATTGTTATACATTTTATCTCCAGCTTGTAAGCTACAGAAAAGGACACATACTCTTTCTACCATATCCTATATCTGCTTCATGATTTAtgttacattatttgtttgacagAACATTGCTGGAACGCTACAGAGATGAGTCTCTCCAACAGCGCCCTGGAGAGGTGTGCTGGGAATGGACAAGCTAAATATTTTGCACccctgcctttgacaaagtgggcactGCTCATCAAAGGGCGGCATCCTCACCTAAAAAGCCCATATGGATGAGAGAAATTTTCATTGAATTAGGtgaggttttatgtgttgttggatgTGTGACTTGGgcagtttagctcagaaaatgccTCCCTCGTCAATCTGCTGCCATAGGCGGCCACCTAATCCAGTCTAATGAGTGGGCCACTATGATGgaattaagtaaaaccagaaGTCCACACCCCTATCTCCATCTATGGATAATTTATGAAAGGGACAACTTTAGCTAGCTACCCACCTGAGGACAACAATACAACGTGATACAACaacattcacagttgagctcacacAGTTTAGCTCAAGGCTGATTGGATTTTATTGTAGTTTTCTTTTaccaagggaggccaaatgctcgctgccttcccttgcattcaatagTACGGGTGGCAACAATAttatactctttttgaccagacagcatcagaaatcatccatgttttgtgctgctaccatgttgtgctgctgttgtgttgctaccatgttgttgtcatgttgctacagtaccatgctgcattttcatgtgttg contains these protein-coding regions:
- the eeig1a gene encoding protein FAM102A, with amino-acid sequence MAFFVKKKKFKFQTHLTLEELTAVPFVNGVLFCKLRLLDGGDFVATSSRVEVQENCVRWKKRFTFLCKMSANPTTGVLDPSICRVSVRKELKGGKTYSKLGFTDLNMAEFAGSGSAVRCCLLEGYDTKNTRQDNSILKVTIGMTLLSGDPCFKTAPSTAKSISISGQDHTLQLDCKGEGTGTPNRPPSLGRSMKPRPSVISSGLPEEPDQTQVASPGEVFQSGHSRNSSYASQLSKISGYSTEHSCSSSMSDLTHRRNTSTGSSTSGGLSVTVDTPPETESDICQPERPPRPPRPILPSNRPPRRKQDSVESHPSWVNDTRIDADDIVEKIVQSQNFGDISNTEDSNLRLFVSRDGTTSLNELQLGNRVSAGVYEPVVIESH
- the LOC116374746 gene encoding uncharacterized protein LOC116374746 is translated as MRFQMVLLTLSICFGAISSSPTMSNPPPSDLKRKTGCLKMSNCRCIMKDGSGVINLVAMADSDGFLGHQKPVPSENAPPNAEILLSFSPCQPFSEPEDLAGTDCTDVAACLTVRFYRNNRYISHYINYGRHEGNEFHYNNSLQTLSVSYSVLEYTQPLTVVHYRCSPNISTSFALHFNGDIPLQIWVESPCACPNACALGDVGPGTIFLIILSLSATAYFILGSCALRPFRAGSGVQIAPEESLWCMLCYMFTERRGGRRRRYISLREETL